In the Granulosicoccus antarcticus IMCC3135 genome, GCCCCATGATGAGCGCAGCCAGCCAGCAGGACAGGCTTCTGCAATCTCTGGGTATACACGGCCTGAATCGCTGGCGTTTCATTGACTGGGTACAACTACGCAAACCACTGGCCTTATCACTGGCACTGGCAACGACACTCTCTGCCGGCGATCTGAGCGCTATCGCCCTGTTCGGATCTGAGCGTGTTCGGACTCTACCTTTGCTACTTTATCAACGCATGGGAAGCTATCGACTGGAAGAGGCTGCAGTGACTGCAGGGCTGCTCCTACTACTATGCCTGACCCTGTTTGCAATAATCCAACGACTACTGGGAGGAGGCAATCATGCTGCAGCTTGACCACACAGGCATCGCCTTTGCAGAGCGCGAATGGGAATTCGATCTGACGCTTGCAACGCACGGGGTGCACGCCTTGCTCGGCCGCAGTGGCTCAGGCAAGAGCACCTTGCTGAATCTGATTGCAGGATTCATGCGACCCGATTCAGGTGACATTCGCTGGCAAGGCCAGTCGCTGTTGCCGATGCAGCCCTCTCTCAGGCCAGTAACATCGCTATTTCAACAACAGAACCTGTTCTCCCACCTCACCGTCCGTCAGAATACAGGACTGGGCATAGACCCGGGACTCAAACTCTCCGCAGCCCAGATTCAGTCAATTCAGTCCGTACTTATTGACGTCGGGCTTGAGGGCATGGAACACAAGCTGCCCGGCATGCTCTCCGGCGGCGAGCAACAACGGGTTGCATTGGCCCGATGCCTGCTCAGACGCCGCCCCCTGTTGCTACTGGATGAGCCATTCAGCGCACTCGATGCCACAACGCGTCAGGAAATGATTACGCTGACGCGAACTGTCATTGCTCAATACAAGCCGTGCGTCATCATGGTCACTCACGATGAAGAAGATGCCGTCGCCATGCAGGCCAGCATTCTGCGCATACAGGATGGACGGATCAACCATGAGGCTGGCTGAAGATTTCAATCAAAATCATCAACCAGTCCGAGTCATCGCGACAAGGCTATATCCACCGAACTGACACACTCCAGATGCCGGGGACTTTACCTCTTATCAAAATTCACTTGGCACATCTCAAGATTCACTTAACGCACCGCAGCGCAGCGATGCCAGAAGCGAATCAAGTGCGTTGAATTCTCAGTGCGCGAAGAGCTGCGAATCATCTGCGAATGCCTTGAACTCAAGCGCGTTCCCAGACGGGTCAAGTAGAAACATGGTGTGCTGCTCACCCACTTCACCAGCAAAACGTACACGAGGCTTGATCACCCACCGTGTATCGGCATTAGCTTCCAGGCGCGTACGTAAATCGGCAAATTGCTCAACGGTCAACACCACACCAAAGTGCGGCACTGGCACCGCATCACCATCGACGGCATTGTTGATGGCAGCACTGGCAGCCTGAGATTCATCCAGGTGTGCCACGATCTGGTGACCGAAGAAGTCGTAGTCAATCCAGTGCGAATCTTCACGCCCCTGCGGACAGGCCAGCACCTGCCCATAAAAGGTACGCGCAGCTTCAAGATCATGAACGGGGAACGCTAAGTGAAAGGGTCTGAGTGCAGTCATGGTGATACCTGGGCTGGAAATCGATAGGATATTAAGTCTTCGGGCAATCCAACGAATCAGGCGGTTTTTCAGACCTGTGAATCATCCTCGAAGAAGTCGCTTATGACACTGATCACACGCTCCAGTTCTCCCCTGCCAACATCACAATGGGTAACCAGCCTGCATGTGTTTCCGTAAGCCGACAACAATATATTGCACTCTTTCGCTTTGGCTGACAATGCGGCACCGCAGTCCTGTTCGAAGTCCAGCCAGACCATGTTCGTCTGGGTCCAGCCAGAACGGACAACAAGCCCTTTCACAGAAGCAAGCTGTGTCGCCAGATAATCGGCATTCTGATGATCCTCGTGCAATCTTGCAACACCATCCGTCAGTGCGATTTTACCCGCCGCCGCCAGTATTCCGGCTTGCCGCATGCCGCCGCCTGTCATCTTGCGCCAACGCAAGGCCTGGGCGATAAAAGCCTTGTCGCCGAACAGCAAAGAACCGACTGGCGCCCCTAGCCCCTTCGACAGGCACAGAGACACGCTGTCAAAATGCTGTGCAATGTCCTTCAATGACACACCCAGCTTAACCGCCGCATTCGCCATACGAGCACCATCCAGATGCAGTTGCAAGCCGTGTTGCTGTGTAAAGGTTCTAGCCGACAGCATGCTTGAAACTGGCTGTACTCGGCCATGTTGCGAATTCTCAAGGCACAACAGGCGACTTCTGGCAAAGTGCACATCATCCTCTTTCAATACCGACTTCACGTCAGCCAGATCAATATTGCCATCGACACCAAACGGCACCGTCTGCGGCTGAATACCACCCAGCGCCGCAGCGCCTCCACCCTCATACTTGTAGGTATGGGCATCAGCACCCACGATATATTCGTCCCCACGCTGACAATGCGTCAGCAGAGCCACCAGATTCGACTGCGTCCCGGTAGGCATGAACAGACAGGCTTCGTGCCCAAGCAGATCCGCTGCAAACTCCTGTAACTCGTTAACCGTTGGATCATCTCCGTAGACGTCATCGCCCACTTCAGCGCCCGCCATGGCCGCCCGCATCTTATCGCTGGGGCGGGTCACCGTATCACTGCGCATATCGATTATCGTACTCATTCCAACTCCACTGTTCAGGCTTGCAGGATCGAGGTCCGGCAGCAGACACGTTGATAGATTAATAATTCAGGGGCACTCGACCAGCACCGCAGAAAACGCAGAAAACGCAGAAAACGCAGAAAACGCAGAAAACGCAGAAAACGCAGAAAACGCAGAAAACGCAGAAAACGCAGAAAACTGCAGGCAATCAGGCAATCAGGCAATCAGGCAATTTTATTCACAAGTACCAGCAGCGTACCACTGCCCTGGCGAACGCAAACCTGCTTGTCTTCAGTCACATTACTCAGACCTAACGTACTACCCACTTCAAGCGTTGCATCCTGTAACGGGTATTGTAGTCCGGACGTGGTGACACCGGTGGAGCCTGTCGGGGCCAGCAAACTGATCGTCTGCCCCGGCCTGACCGATATGACACAGCTAGCACTACCCTGCAGAACGTGGCATTGCGTCGTACCATCAATGAGCATCAAAGTGAATGGCCACGCTCGCAGTGCCGGCAGCATCCAGTTGAACAGCATGTGATCTGTGCGCCCACCGGACACACCCAGAATGACGACACTCTCTGGCGGGTCATCTGCCAGAACCTGCAGGGCAAGCTCCAGATCGCTAGCAGCCTTTTTGGCCGGATAAACAGACCGAGGCACTGCCGATAATGACTCTTGCGCCAATACCTCCTCGCTGGCACTGTCGAAATCACCAATCAGTAGCGTCGGCATCAGTCCGGCGGCCAGGCAATGTTCAATGCCGCGATCAACGCAGATAAACTGATCTCCTGCCCTCACCTCATCAAACGGCACATGGTCTGTAGAGAATTCGCCACCGGCAAATACCCAGGCCCTACCCCCCGTCGTCGTCATGCTTATCAGGCTCGACCAGAGTTGAACAGTTCAGATATGCATTCTGCACAGCCATTCCACCCACCGTTGACGCTCATGCGACAGCTCACGAACTACCGTCGCGGATAAAACCATCAGCAAAGGCCATCGCCTTGGTCAACCCAATGAGAGTACCGGTATAACGCTCTCCGGCATCATCATCTACAGAGGCCAGAACTTCCAGAGAAAAGGCAGTTCCTCGTACCAACTTCGGCAAGATTTCCGCGGCAAGATAACCACTGGCAGGTACCAATTGTCGCGTACCGCTCTGATCGACCCGAATCTCGGAACCAACGATATCGCCAAACAACGATGAATCCACCTGCCAGAGAATGCGTGAGGGGGAATCTATTTCACGACCGTCAAACGTCACCTCAAGCGACGTTCTCTGAGCTTTCTCGCGCACTATCGTCATCGCCGCCTTTGGTGCCTGTAGCGGTCCGACCATACGCACATTCAGCTCACAGTTACGGCCAGCGCTCGTTTGAGTGCAATCCACCAACCAGGCTCCGAAGTAGGCCGTCAACTGTTCTTCTGGAAACTCAGCCGAATCAGGATCCGGTGCCACTGGTGAATCTGTGCTGGCGACAGTCGTCGGTGCACTGATTGCCGGCGCAGTGAAGGCCGTTGAAGCAGTTTCCCCGGGCAAACGACAATCGGACTCAGTAGGCACTCGCAACTCGATAATCGCGGCAAGATCAAAGACACCCTGATGACCCTGGGGCGCTTGCGCTTCTGCGTCAACGGTACCGGCAAAAGCCCCGTACAGCACCTGTAGATCACTACTTACTATGTTCAGGTACTGCTGCTGAGCCTGCCCGACCAGCGACGCTTCACCCTCTAGCCAGTAGCGTTCGTCAGAACCGCAGAGCTGAAATGAATTTCGTTCGGCGCCGTACACGTAAAACCCTCGAAGCACCTGCCCTGTGGTGTCCTCTGTCCTGGCCAGTGACTGAAGCTCCTGTAATCGTTGCTGAGACATATGAGCCAGGCAATTCTTGGCTATTTGCTCAGCCTCTTGACGAGGCGAGGAAAAATTCAGATACCAGAGACAATTCTGCCGCCGATAATCCTTGAAAGCCTGCTGTGAGCTCCCCAGCCCCCCCAGAGCTTCACCTGACAACGATTCGGCCAGAAACTCGGTAATGCGCGACATACTGTCATCCATGAGATCAAGGTAGTTATCCATACAGATATGGATATCATCAATCTCGGCAGATAACGCGGTACATTCGACCAGCGCATCGTAACTTTGAGCCTGTGCATTGCCGCTATTAACCAGTAGCAACACAAACACGACCAGGGTCACCAGTAATCCTCTGCCAGCCATGCAAGTCTCTTGAAATCCCGTTGAAGTACTGATCCTACAGAATCACAGCACGAATTGCCT is a window encoding:
- a CDS encoding lysozyme inhibitor LprI family protein, yielding MAGRGLLVTLVVFVLLLVNSGNAQAQSYDALVECTALSAEIDDIHICMDNYLDLMDDSMSRITEFLAESLSGEALGGLGSSQQAFKDYRRQNCLWYLNFSSPRQEAEQIAKNCLAHMSQQRLQELQSLARTEDTTGQVLRGFYVYGAERNSFQLCGSDERYWLEGEASLVGQAQQQYLNIVSSDLQVLYGAFAGTVDAEAQAPQGHQGVFDLAAIIELRVPTESDCRLPGETASTAFTAPAISAPTTVASTDSPVAPDPDSAEFPEEQLTAYFGAWLVDCTQTSAGRNCELNVRMVGPLQAPKAAMTIVREKAQRTSLEVTFDGREIDSPSRILWQVDSSLFGDIVGSEIRVDQSGTRQLVPASGYLAAEILPKLVRGTAFSLEVLASVDDDAGERYTGTLIGLTKAMAFADGFIRDGSS
- the ltaE gene encoding low-specificity L-threonine aldolase produces the protein MSTIIDMRSDTVTRPSDKMRAAMAGAEVGDDVYGDDPTVNELQEFAADLLGHEACLFMPTGTQSNLVALLTHCQRGDEYIVGADAHTYKYEGGGAAALGGIQPQTVPFGVDGNIDLADVKSVLKEDDVHFARSRLLCLENSQHGRVQPVSSMLSARTFTQQHGLQLHLDGARMANAAVKLGVSLKDIAQHFDSVSLCLSKGLGAPVGSLLFGDKAFIAQALRWRKMTGGGMRQAGILAAAGKIALTDGVARLHEDHQNADYLATQLASVKGLVVRSGWTQTNMVWLDFEQDCGAALSAKAKECNILLSAYGNTCRLVTHCDVGRGELERVISVISDFFEDDSQV
- a CDS encoding VOC family protein: MTALRPFHLAFPVHDLEAARTFYGQVLACPQGREDSHWIDYDFFGHQIVAHLDESQAASAAINNAVDGDAVPVPHFGVVLTVEQFADLRTRLEANADTRWVIKPRVRFAGEVGEQHTMFLLDPSGNALEFKAFADDSQLFAH
- a CDS encoding thiamine diphosphokinase, whose translation is MTTTGGRAWVFAGGEFSTDHVPFDEVRAGDQFICVDRGIEHCLAAGLMPTLLIGDFDSASEEVLAQESLSAVPRSVYPAKKAASDLELALQVLADDPPESVVILGVSGGRTDHMLFNWMLPALRAWPFTLMLIDGTTQCHVLQGSASCVISVRPGQTISLLAPTGSTGVTTSGLQYPLQDATLEVGSTLGLSNVTEDKQVCVRQGSGTLLVLVNKIA
- a CDS encoding ATP-binding cassette domain-containing protein — its product is MLQLDHTGIAFAEREWEFDLTLATHGVHALLGRSGSGKSTLLNLIAGFMRPDSGDIRWQGQSLLPMQPSLRPVTSLFQQQNLFSHLTVRQNTGLGIDPGLKLSAAQIQSIQSVLIDVGLEGMEHKLPGMLSGGEQQRVALARCLLRRRPLLLLDEPFSALDATTRQEMITLTRTVIAQYKPCVIMVTHDEEDAVAMQASILRIQDGRINHEAG